The window CTGAAGTCTGTCTCCTCACTCAGTTATGGATTAAATTTATTAGCTCATAGGTTCTTGTATATGCCCCTCTGATGAGAGATGTTTGTATGTTTACTCGAGTTCTCCCTTTTCAGcttttctgcccttttcttcagGCTGAAATATGGATTACCCCATTGTCATTTGTCTCATATTATACTATCTCTACCATCTGATTGTTTTGTCTCCATTCTTCATTTAATGGTGCACCTATAACAGATTGTGTATATTCATTTACTTATTCCTTCATCACCTTTTTCTACTTTTGGATCTCAGTAGGTGGTTATTGTTGATTTACAGGGTATAGTTATCAGACCAAGATAACAAAAGGAACTCAAATCATCTTCCCTGGCCCAGCCAGTGTCCACTGAGAGATGAGATGTTCCACAAGGCCACTGTGGTTCAACTTATGGTTATACAAAAAGCATTTAATAGTCTCTTCCACTCTGTATTCATTTCAGGGTCTGTCATGAAAAAAAGCTAGCACCAAAGTTTTACATTTGTTCACTTCTCTGATTAACAGTTGCTGACTTTTAAAAATAGGATTTGCAGTTACCCATTGCAATGtcactattaaaaaaacaacaaaaacctcaCTGGCAGGTGCCTGATGGGAATCTAGGCACATTCTCTCTAGGCAAATTCTCTCCCCCTTCATGTGGAGTATGGGATACCCTTGCCATTTACAAATACCTATCAGCTGGGATGGCAGACTATGAAGAATCCTTGTCAATTGAACCAAAATGTCTTTGGGGCTAGAATGTTTATCTGTGGTGAGAAGTGGGGCTGAGGTGTTTTTGGAGTGTTGTGCAGTTTACACAACTTCACATAGATATATCACAATTGCCAAGTAAAATTTGGGAGCATATCACTGTATCATGCTTGTACATCTGTAAGAATTTATTATAATTCCTATTTCTGCAGTGGCCTGAACCCTCTGTATCTGATGGtggaataaattatattatttaatattcaactgTTATGTAGGACTCAACTGGTTTTAACTTGTTGAGAAGGTGTGCACACAGGGCACTGTCTGAATGAGCTCAAACCTCACTATGTTTATTCACCATCAGACAGCGGGTGGCAAATACCATGATGGGCATGTACCGATTTGGTCCATCCTTGCAACCCTGTTCAGACCTTTTGCTTCTTTTAATCCCACTCAGTGGGCAAAGAAAATACTCTGGATAAGATGCATTTGACCATGGGTGTACTTTTATGGAGCTCCTGCCATAGCTTGTTGTGCTAATGAGTTTCCTTTGACAACTTATGGAAGGAAGCTCATCTAGGTGAATATTTCTCAGTCCATCCACCATCTTAATATGGGATTCTACCTTTCTGTGTATGGAGATGTGTGATTTTAtgagaagttaacattttctttaattgaaattatgtttatGATAGATAATCACCTTCTGCACATTTCTATCCATCTTCTTGGATTTCCAAGTGTGAATATAGAAGGCACATTTGTGCAGGGAGGTGTGTCACACTGCTATAGTTGGAGGGTTTTGCTGCATTATATGTCATCACAAGTTAGtgaaaattaacatgttttaatctGAAGTTAAGATGGAAGTTTCACAAAGCTGTGGCATACAGTGCTCTAAAGCAGAATAGCACAActtcaagagaaaaataattttttgtgaatGGAGGTATTtatcaaaacatgtttttaatcagtaaaatgttaatatctcaAATCTATAATCAGTTTATaccatatatgtatacatattgcAATGATAATACACTGTGTGACTATAGTATAATTAGAAAATTTAGACAATTTGGCTTATAAATCAGTATTCCCAGAAAAGCTGTGGACTATTTGCAATTGCATAcagtaatacaaaaaattaaaaattgatgatatagtcataaaaatattgtcatAGAGGTTGCAAAGAAGTGATGAAACATGTGAAAATAGCACTGTATTGTTTACCATTTCTTTTATGATATAGTCTCAGCTTCATGCTATCAGAGTTGATCCAAAGACATATTGCCGTGAACCAGAAAGTCCACCAGAACTGTATGAAACATGGTTGGAGGTCTTTGATTTAAATGCACATCAAGAGGAAATCTCAAAAATTATGGTTGAGTGTGGTCAagtgagaaatttatatgcaaaattggtaagttaattttgcttttttttgtgttcagtaataagatttttttaaatgaagttcCAAACAAAAGTTTGATAAGCAATCATGACATGCACAACTGTTGTAGAAATTAAGTGTATGTCTAGATGTATATTTTGGCTTGTTTTCACGCAACATATGTTAGTTTCTGAAAGTTTAATGTGCAAGGTTTATCTCTGTTGTTTATACACAAGCACTTTTACTCTAACAGCTtaggcaaaaacaaaacaaaaagtgtttaGTGTCAGGAGGAcaaccttttgtttttttaaatgacattttTGAATGAAAGTTTCACCTTTTTTTCATGATTGTCATTTTTTTGAAAGTTCATGTCAAACTTGAGTATTCTTTGTTCTATTTTGTCATCAAAACGGtacagaatttaaaacaaattatgaaaaagaGACAAAAGGAATCAACTCTGTTCATCTCATTTCTTATCCagaaattttctttgtttctttgcatgataaaaaagataattaaaaaaaaccctCAAGAAGTGTGGGGAGACAgctgcataaaaaaaaaagaaaatgagtgGGGgcattaaatgtgtattgttttttttacttaacctTATCAATAGCTTTTTACACTTTGATAAGATGAACTGATGAAGAATACTTGATGAAAAAGGCAGAAAACAACTACGCTACATCAGTATATTGTTCTCACACTTTATTCATAAAGTAGTAACACAAAACTGACAGAGTTCAAAATTTCTTGTCCTTTTAAGGCAAACTAAACTTTCCTGGAGTAAATTGTGataattaagatattttgaaaatgtctAAGCATGTAAATACAAGTTAGTTGCAGTAACTAAGGTATGAATATGCATGTAGGTGTATATATTCAAGTCTATTTCATGTGAAGTAATCAATAAATGAGTGATTCAATTTCacttacttgtttaaaaacaatgTGTAATCTATGTTTCTTGATGCTAGTAATTTATAGTATTAAACTTAGTGCATTTATTGACATTATGTTCCCATGACTCTTGTGCTTCAAAGTTTTAGTCCAGAGAAGTAGTATTAATTAGATAATATTATGTTAACTATAGTCTAGTTAAAAGAAAAGATCACATTCTGTAGGTTTAGCTCCTTGTGCaatggttttaattttattacagctGAAGAGAATTATTGTGTATTTATGACTAATTCCTATTGTTCATATGTGTGATACAGAGATACACAGAAAGTTTCTTTTTTCtatagtattaatatttattctgaagTTATTCTTAATTCTAAATATATGCAGGTATTCACATAATACATATTTGTCaacatgtattttactttaattaaaatgtaaatctgAACAACATAACCTGAAGAATGGAACTTTAAATGGCATTTAGAGTCCAGTCAATTTAAAcagaattttataatttgttaagcCTTTATTTTAGGAATATAAAAAAGTCTTTAACAAATTATCAAGATTGCAACAAACAACAGGGTGGTCTAAAAAAACCAAAATGGATGTTTAGACCACATGTGAAGGAAGTAAATTTCCTGACAGAATTTCAGTGCAGATAATACACTGTAGAGTGAGAATAAAAGAGGTTAGTTAAAAAAATTTCATTTGATATTAATCGTTGCTACTTCCATATTCCTGTACTGACTGAAACAAACTTGTTACATTTATAATTCCTCAGACTCTTGTTGGTTTTGGTACACCCTGTAAACCTTCAGTTGAGTACTTGAGCTGTAGTATTGGTGCATaatattggttttaaaatttatctttacacGTAATAGATCTTAAGTGTGAATACTGAAAGCCATTAACCTGTTGAAgcttaaaaaactgttttttaatataagtttgcagtactgatttgatgaaaTGTGAGGAAAACATATAATGTTCTTTCTTATGAAAATGAATGTCTTTTGTAAGGTAGATTAGGTTTCAACAAATTACTGCTTCTAGTGTTAGTACAAATAATTAACCTTTGTCACTTTATTGATGGTTAGGATTTGCACATTTATCAGTTAgagcaataaaaatatgtttggtaaCATTATGTGATAAAACATAATGTATAGTGAGCTGCAAACATTATCAGAAAACTTTATAAACCTATAAGaaatgtatactttattatagtatttcagttcatttatttatgtaacaGTAGATGATACAGAATGAATTCTGCATGTTGCTGTTTGAAGGTATATGCATTAAAAATgagatgttatttttaaaatattaggaaataaGGTACGAGTCTTGGAACCTTTAGTGACaattctttagatattttaatttatttttgaggcATTATAAGTGGATAGGTGTTTTCATCTGTATTTATTTAAGCTTTAAATACATTcagtatttttacaataataattaatctgACTtagtaatgtataaataaaataggtTCCAACAGCAGTGTCTCATAATGAATTCTGGCAGCTACTTCTTTCGTGTTCAGCAGCTGAAAGAAGCTGAAATAAAGAGAGCTGAACTTGTCCAAAGAGCTAACCAGCAGTTACCATCAGAGGACCTGGACTGGGGAGATGGTAAGTTTGTCTGATTAGAAAGACAACTaatgtttcaatgttttattcatacatctatgatatttagttattttttatttcttcaaacaaAATGGATTCAGTGGAAAAATCAGTTTCtccatatatatatcatacttgTCTAGGTTTCTAATCTTTTTCATGACTGATGGGGTTGTTTAACTCCcttgaattaaaatattgaagGTCATAACCTGTTATGACAGGATCAGTTATGGAAAGTACATATAATATGCAGTGTATTATTTTTGTGAATGatgtaaaaaatgtaacatttattttaaaattgtggcATTTcagtaatgaataataatatatatgaagtTTGGCAACAGTAAGGTACTAGTAAGTTGTACAAATGTTAAACAGTTAAACATCATATTTAATTTACCTTGaataatacagatatttaatattcagcatttatttaatagtattaatatgtaaataatgtcataaataaaaaaatattttgtttcaagtaaAATACGTTAAATAAACATAAGCCTTACAACTTCAAAAGTAAACActaaatgtcttttatttttgtgttttcatcAGAAATAACGAAGTACATAATGGTTAGTGATAATTAAAGCATTGTCTGAAAACTcacttatttctttatgtttgaaaatgtCTGTTGCTACAACACCAGCAAACATCTGTAAGAATACCAGTCAGTATCGACAGCCACTGAATAGTATATGCAGAAACAACTTTTGTGTCAAAGGTGTTTATTGATGAGGAAAGCATTTAATAATTGCTTGGATTTGTTTGCACTTTATCCTATTATTCTTATTACCTGTGCATAAACTGACCTTTTATAACTTCACTTTATAGAGTTCTTTAGGAAAGCCATGCATGTATGACTCAGTTACACAACTTCATGGGAGATCTGCATATATGCTTTACAGTGCTTTTGTTTTATGCataaaataagttacattttcatgtgttcaaatttattgttattattatttgaagtatATGTTACTGGATTTGAAAACATATTCTTCCTAAATTTAAATATGATGAGTAAATGATTTGATTGTAACTTTcagataaagtgtaaaaatagttGTCAGAGCTATTACTTtggaaaatattgttttcaaatctTTTACTCAATGGATTTTCTACAAAAATTGCAACATTGCCTCTAGTGTTGATTGTAAGATACGTATAAAACCTgtcaaaaattattttgcttgTCTTCTATGTGTAGTTGCTGCTGTCATACACTTTCCTTATAATCATTGTTTTTGTAGTTAGGTACATTAATCGAAATAGGTTTGTTCTCTTTTCATGTAAtgtttacttaaaacattttcacatGTTAAATCTAGGCTGGTCCATGAATTATAAGCATTTGCAGTAATACTGTAATATTGAGAGCTTCATATTGTAATAGAATCACTAATTTTACAGGTTGAGCATGTGTAATAACTTCAGCAATTGAAGATTTTGTTTTGGTAGTCAAGAGTTCAGAAGAATTCCCTCAAATTTTTTATGTGataggttttggtttttttaataatttttacagtGTGAACTGGAGAAtgaaactgtttgtttcatttattccTCAAGTAGCTGTGTTagttttctcttaatattttatcttcctATTTATGTCTCACTTTTTTGTGTATACATAACAATGTATCAGAAAAGAAATCCAATAACTCAAGTATTTTTTAACAGTGAACTATTTGTGTATGATAATTCTCTGTTACACATGCATCTGTTTTCTCGgtttgttaaattcattcaagGTTTTTGaccaaatgactaaattttgcaTGTAGGCCCTTGAGTTCCTTggattataaaagaaaaaaaaaatgttgagaaAGATTTGTGAGGGGATCCCTAAAGTGGAGGGTCATGTGAATATTTGTGGTGTCAGACATGATTGGACAAATTAGCTAAAAATTGATATGAACATATAAATTGTTCAGGGAAATAATCTCAACTGAAATTTTAGAAATGACTAAATTTGGACTTTTGTCATTAAGGTCAAAGGGGTTTGACATGAAAACTGAAATGGACATACAACGGATTATGTAAAACAGCTTTTTAGTTGTaagtgtttaaaattttcattgaGAATAGGGGATGAAGATGGTAAGGGGTTGGACTCAGGATTGATTACATAGGTTTACTAAAACATCAAGGTATGTAGATGGTTGTTGAAATCAGTGtgtgcaaaatattttgcatatccTGTGAATTTTCACTGATAATTTACTAGTATGCGTATATACaaacatggccaaaagtatgtggacactccTTCTAACTAGTGGGTTTGGCTATTCCAGTCACACCTATTGCTAACAGTTACATGAAACCAAGCATAcaaccatgcaatctccatagagaaacattggcagtagaatgggtcatactgaagagctcaatgactttcaacatggcactgtcataggatgccacctttccaacaggTCAGTTCActaaatttctgccctgctagagttTGCACCAGTCAActataagtgctgttattgtaaaagagaaacatttaggagcaacaacagcttagCCATGAAGTGGTAGACCACACAAACTCACAGAATGGGACCACCAAGTGTTGAAGTGCATAAAAATTGTCTGTCTACAGTTGCAATACTTACTaccaagttccaaactgcctctggaaacaatgtcagcacaagaactgtttgttggGAGTTTCATAAAATGGATTTCCATGGCCAAGCAaccacacacaagcctaagatcactgTGTGCAGTGTCAAGCattggctggagtggtgtaaagcacactgctaTTGGGATCTggcactatctggcagtctgatggacgaatctgggtttggcaaatgccaggagaacactacctgcccaaatgcatagtgccaactgtaaacttttgtggaggaggaataatggtctagggctctttagtttcagtgaagggaaatcttaatgctacagcatacaatgacattctagagaattgtgagCTTCCacctttgtggcaacagtttggggaaggaccttttttgtttcagcatgacaatgtccCTGTGCACAAagtgaggtccataaagacatggtttgcctagggtggtgtggaagaacttgcttggcctgcacagagccctgaccccgaccccatcaaacacctttgggatTAATTGGAATGCTGGCTGCAAGCCATGTTTTCTCGCCTGAcatcactaatgctcttgtggctgaataggagtaAATATCTGtggccatgttccaaaatctagtgaaaagtctTCCCAGAAGAATGGAGGCTGTTATACCACCAAAAGAGGGACTagctccatattaatgcccatggttttggaaagAGATGCTCAACatgcacatatgggtgtgatggttgggtgtccacatacttttgaccatgcagtgtatatttaaatgtaagttttgtgttgtctttaaacataagaaaattttttttttaagtaaatatgtttgttatacGGTTAAAACCAATACGAGTACACAATTGTTTGCTTAATCTACACTGGTTTTTCAGCACGTTGAGTGAAATTTAATGATGTTTAAATCAACTACAAACATTTCTAAAGCTGCTATTACGTTCTCACATGGTTATTTGTCAGTGCTTAGAAGATGACTGTAAGCCATCCTTTAAGGTACTTAAGacttgtttttaaaaagtaattaaacagtTGACACTTTGGTTGCTTGACCTGCTCTGAGAACAATAGCATCTTATTGGTTTCCTAGTTCTTAATAAAAGtgaagttaattcaaataattaatgataaataagGGGTTGTTAAAAAACTAActgaataatattgttttaatcttTACTGTAATTCTGATTCATtaaatacagaattcataatatttacaattaCTTATCTGAATCACCCCATCACAAGGTATTTTTCATACAGTTGATTGTATAAATAGAGCCTGTGTCTGTCATATCCAAGATGGCCTAAGAGATTTGGTGAAATACCTCAACAGCACTGGATATGGCAGGTGTTGggtggttaaaatattattacatattttgctTTTGTTCATAATTTCTTAGGAATGCTATATATTTGCTTTGATATTATTGTTAGCATAATATATAAATAGTGATgaatatacatacaaacatgCAATTTTCATCCTTACTGTTTTTGGTGTGTTAACATATCTGTTGTATTGAACTAACCTTATTCCATCccattttttatacttttgtctGCTGGAATGTTTTTTTCCTATTACAATCAGGTAAGTGTTGTATTTTCCATTGCACATGTGGTTCAAAACCTTGAACAAGACTTTATTACCAGTAGTATAAAGATGTTAATGATATCCTCATGCTAAAAGTAAACTGGATTTTCAACTGTACCGTTATTGCCTGTGAGGTATTTTCAGCATCTGACAGTTGTTAATATCTCAGTTAATGCACAAACTAGAGCAGTTAAGTTTTTACATTCCATCTGTACTACAGTCAAGTTAACATTGGTGTTTGACAATTTTTGAAATAGTGCCCTATTGTGTTGCATCTGTTAATGTTGCAAAAAGATAAAGAAATTACCCACATAATTATGATATCAAAGTTTccaaatgttaaaaagtttttatattttagatgaTGATTTTGGATCACCTTCAAGTCCTTGTGGcaacaaagagaaagaaaaattgcAGATGGATGATGTTGGTTTTCATTTAGAATCAAATAGAGAAACAGTGGATAACATTAAAGATGTTATATCCAGTAGCTCTAGAGATGAGTCTATAAATTATGCTTGTGAGGAAGAGAAACATTTAAATGGTGAAATATTGAAGCTCCgacaaacaacagaaaacaagaaTAGTAAAAATAGACCTTTAGAATCAGAGACACCTGTTGAAGATAGAGTGAGTGAACAAAGATCACTTTTAACTAGTTTCATATCTTCCTCCCCAGAAAATTGTTCCCAAAAGAAAGACTTTGAAAATGATCCATCCAAACAAACACCATGTGAACCTCTTAATGTTGATGTCAGCCCTGACAATCATATAGTGCATGACATTTCAAATCCAGTTATTTCTGAAGACTCTACTGGTATAAGTGGGTTAAATCTTACCACAAAAGAGAAAGGAGATATGATCCTCATAGCAACTGGGAATAGTGGACCATCTCCTCCTTCCAGTGATTCAACTGGGAAAGGTAAGTATATCAATGAAAATTGTTCACAATCCCACTAAATTGTCAAATAAATACATCTTCAAGCAGTGGTTCTCCAACAGTTTTCTTTATGAACCCAATTCTTAACTCAAGACAACCTCATTGATCCCCATACTCATATAGATATCTCTACAGTAGCTTATCTTACAGTGTATAAAAGTACACTGACATAGATAAAtgtgttctttgatagattgtttaggcagagtattcatgatgaaactttgtagaatggatggcaactgcctgttgtggggacacgagtgtagaggacgacgtttcaaaagtcttccgcctttcatcttcaaggcagaagactttcaaaacattgtcctctacacttgtgtctccaccacaggcagttgccatccattctacagaGGTTTTTCATGataaatgtgttattttcatttaattaaacaaactacTTATCTTCTTTTTTAGAAGCTAGAATATGGAAACTCAATCTTAGCTATAGGAGATCCACTTTAGAATTCTCATAGACTACTGGATGAGAATGGGATCTTGAAACATAAACTAATTACAATACGTGCTGTTTGATCTTTTCCCCTTGTGTAGTATAAAAAGTACTctataactacattatatcttataattatattaaaggtCTGTGTACATTGATAATGATTGATGTATGGacacatttttcatatttttttagagcCAAGTATGATCAACACTACGTAGTGTGGGTATGCACTCTCCTGAGTGCCTCTCTAGTTCTATATGTAATgaagaaatgtttagaagtgcaACAATTTTATTGGCAAGTGGTAATCATGACTGGTATCATTTAAAAggcattatttgttgttttttacatgaaTACTCGTGCACGCACTAACGCTGTACAGAATATAATCATGtctcataatttgtttttaacccATTGCTTTAAATGATGGTTTGTCATCAACATTAATAGATTTTTAAAGTTTCTGTGAAATTTTCAATTGATTTCTTTTAATCATATgtttaaatctaataaagaaaaacatcgaATCTTTGACATTTTACTGAAACTGAAgtaattagttatttaattatgataaattgaAATGTTCCACTAGACTGCAGCACAGAAGAAGAATGGGAGAAAGATTTTGATCTTGAAGTGAGCGATGAAGACCTGAAGAGAGCTGAAGAAATTGCTAAACAACTTGCACAGTCTGCTGGAATATTTGaggtattaattttaatattttctgcatACACATACAGAGAAAATTTAATTCAGGGTCTGTTTTGCAATATAGTATATTAagcattttctttcttaatgtcATGGATGTTTTTGTATCTATCTGAAATTTAGTTGCATATACCATGCCAgctttatgtttataacatactgACTTCCTGTTGTAAAGAGTTCTGTCATGATGCTTGGATATAATACTATGAAGTAGTCAGATTTGTGTTAAAATGTACTGGGCTGTGGTCACATTAGCTGGATACTGAGTTTCTGGCTTTTGGTAACTTTTGTAGGAACCTTGATATTAAAAGTTTGTAGTTAACTGACTGTTATATgaaattttactataaaataaccCCAGTACTGTTCTTGTGactgataaaattaatttgaacCTTAAAGCCTTAATCATTCATTGATAGATATAGTTTCAATCAAAGACACCCTCTTACTGAACCAAACAAATGAAATACTTCTATacttaatatatcttttcattttgcAGCCTAAAGAAAATagagtttttataattataatttcatagtCTATATTCTATAAAATTTGCAAAACTCTTTCACATGAGGATATTTGtgagaatgttttaaatgttataggGAAATTTATACTAGAGTACCTTCTGTATATGCTCCCTCTGGTGGTCAATTTGCCACCTACACCTGTCAGATCTAATGCTGCACAAAATATTGGAAAACATTGTGTTTCTAATGATCAAAAGCTACTTGACCTTTGTTTCAGTAGGGTGTCCTCCCCTTAATCCTGACCACAGACCCTCAACCCTTATTAGCTACTTGGCACCTTCACacctttcttaaaatattaaatatactaatgGTTATGGTACAGTGTATGACAAGAATGTTATTTTGACTAATTGTTCTGGGTTAAAAGTATCCATGGTACATCTGCTGGAAACATTTATTTGCATAACAATAGTAAGTTTTACAACTATGAGGCATCTGGAAAATATTTGCTCTTGCACTTTATGCTCTTTTCGTCTCAAGAGTGTATTTGAAGCTTGTAATGTTACAGCTAGATCTAACACTAAAggtgtttttctttactttacatttatttgAATCATAAAAGCTTAATGGATAATAACTTCTATCATAAGAAGCTGAAATAGTTACTTAATTGTTTTGACATTTTGTTCCTACAATTTTTTGAGGATTCATTGTGTACTGACTGGTAGACTTGTAATAAATAGTGTTTGTTATAAGATAATGAAATTGTGTTGAAAATTTACCGGTCAGAGTATGGggagtgtttagaaacaaataagtTTTGTATCCTGCAGGCCACTGAAACTTGTGGTGTATAGATTGTAGGCAGCCAACCATCATGTATTATTTCTCAACATAATCCCTCAGCAGAGTATTGCCACATCAAAGAGATAAAATCATCATCATGCATAATTTAACCATTGATTCTTGCACTTTGTAGTATTTTCCTTCTTCATTAAGGACTTAATTACAGTTTTCCCAGAACCATTATTGCTCTTAGCAGCTAACTTATAGTTGTTTTACACCTCAAAAGTTGGAAACAAAATGTGACCACTAAATGCCCATCACATATTGACCTCCTAATGTGATCGAATATTGGCCGAAGTATCAAACATGCGAGAAAACAAATCTTGTCTCCTTTTGAACACtctttattagaatattttgaaaaaaagttataaaaacaaaatgatgaggaactattttattttctggttgttatggtaatatcaaaattaattcaGACTGTAGttcaacaactaaacaaaatttatatcttTCCTAATATGTAGGACCAAGATAACTGGGAAGATT of the Tachypleus tridentatus isolate NWPU-2018 chromosome 13, ASM421037v1, whole genome shotgun sequence genome contains:
- the LOC143239920 gene encoding uncharacterized protein LOC143239920, translated to MQNWFQQQCLIMNSGSYFFRVQQLKEAEIKRAELVQRANQQLPSEDLDWGDDDDFGSPSSPCGNKEKEKLQMDDVGFHLESNRETVDNIKDVISSSSRDESINYACEEEKHLNGEILKLRQTTENKNSKNRPLESETPVEDRVSEQRSLLTSFISSSPENCSQKKDFENDPSKQTPCEPLNVDVSPDNHIVHDISNPVISEDSTGISGLNLTTKEKGDMILIATGNSGPSPPSSDSTGKDCSTEEEWEKDFDLEVSDEDLKRAEEIAKQLAQSAGIFEDQDNWEDWE